One Natrinema halophilum genomic window carries:
- a CDS encoding lysylphosphatidylglycerol synthase transmembrane domain-containing protein, producing the protein MSDHGEAVVDRGRTVVRDHGIWLTALLSVAAFLGLAIYANVGDVMDALAALNWRTFATVIGLSTVGYGFRFAKWHYYLRHLEVSVPLDASAITFFSGLMMVVTPGKAGEVWKAWFLREARGVPASKTTSVVGAERVTDLVALSAMAALGLLVYSRSSLPVTVVVATIVVGIGLLQWRRACLEILGRLEVFPIVGDYATELERFYESAYRLFQLRPLIVSTLLSLAAWGLEGIALWLVLDGFGLETTVVIGLFVFGLGSVIGAISMLPGGLAAAEASMVAVLLTFGYPEAVAAAATIVIRVGTLWYAAALGTTVFLTYKATR; encoded by the coding sequence ATGAGCGACCACGGTGAGGCCGTCGTCGATCGCGGCCGGACGGTCGTCCGCGACCATGGCATCTGGCTGACGGCGCTGCTCTCGGTCGCCGCCTTCCTCGGCCTCGCCATCTACGCGAACGTCGGTGACGTGATGGACGCTCTCGCCGCCCTGAACTGGAGAACGTTCGCGACCGTCATCGGCCTGTCGACGGTCGGGTACGGCTTCCGGTTCGCCAAGTGGCACTATTACCTCCGGCACCTCGAGGTTAGCGTTCCGCTCGATGCGAGCGCGATCACCTTCTTCAGCGGCCTGATGATGGTAGTCACGCCGGGGAAAGCCGGCGAGGTCTGGAAGGCGTGGTTCCTCCGAGAGGCGCGCGGCGTTCCTGCGAGCAAGACCACCTCCGTCGTCGGCGCAGAACGTGTCACGGATCTCGTCGCGCTGAGCGCGATGGCCGCGCTCGGACTCCTTGTATACAGCCGGTCGTCGCTCCCCGTCACCGTCGTCGTCGCTACCATCGTGGTCGGAATCGGGCTCCTCCAGTGGCGACGAGCCTGTCTCGAGATCCTCGGTCGTCTCGAGGTATTTCCGATCGTCGGCGACTACGCGACCGAGCTGGAACGGTTCTACGAGAGCGCGTACCGCCTGTTCCAGTTGCGGCCGTTGATAGTCTCGACGCTACTCAGCCTCGCAGCGTGGGGGCTCGAAGGCATCGCACTCTGGCTGGTCCTCGACGGGTTCGGCCTGGAGACCACTGTCGTGATCGGCCTGTTCGTCTTCGGTCTCGGGTCGGTCATCGGCGCGATATCGATGCTCCCCGGCGGGCTCGCGGCCGCGGAAGCGTCGATGGTCGCCGTGTTGCTCACGTTCGGCTACCCCGAAGCCGTCGCAGCCGCAGCCACGATCGTGATCCGCGTGGGGACGCTGTGGTACGCCGCGGCGCTCGGCACGACAGTGTTTCTCACATACAAGGCGACTCGCTGA
- a CDS encoding CehA/McbA family metallohydrolase, whose product MTRRYDLQVHTDASPCSSTPPEHVAAAATAAGLDGIAVTDHDTLANVDAVRDAVPDGFDVISGVEVTTTEGHLLALDVAEAPPQTDPLTVVDHVHDQGGVAILSHPFDALRQYFETDLEALADAVDGVEAINSRCIRRRFNGRATAFAAAYDLAATGGSDAHFPMEIGRAYTGVESDGSLVDAVREGRVRPSGRGRYLSGHAATKLHQFRTATSHAVANLTSGGILRR is encoded by the coding sequence ATGACACGACGATACGATCTCCAGGTACACACGGACGCCTCGCCCTGCTCGAGCACGCCGCCCGAGCACGTGGCCGCTGCCGCGACCGCCGCTGGGCTCGACGGTATCGCCGTTACCGACCACGACACGCTCGCCAACGTCGACGCCGTCCGGGACGCCGTTCCGGACGGGTTCGACGTGATCTCCGGGGTCGAAGTGACGACGACCGAAGGTCACCTTCTGGCGCTCGACGTCGCGGAAGCGCCGCCACAAACCGACCCGCTGACGGTGGTCGACCACGTCCACGACCAGGGAGGCGTCGCCATCCTCTCGCATCCGTTCGACGCGCTGCGACAGTATTTCGAGACGGACCTCGAGGCCCTCGCTGATGCCGTCGACGGGGTCGAAGCGATTAACTCCCGCTGCATTCGCCGCCGGTTCAACGGGCGAGCGACGGCGTTTGCTGCCGCGTACGACCTGGCGGCGACTGGCGGGAGTGACGCCCACTTTCCGATGGAAATCGGTCGCGCGTACACCGGCGTCGAGAGCGATGGCTCGCTCGTGGACGCCGTCCGCGAGGGGCGTGTCCGTCCGAGCGGTCGTGGGCGATACCTGTCGGGACACGCCGCGACGAAACTCCACCAATTCCGTACCGCCACCAGTCACGCCGTCGCGAACCTCACGTCAGGTGGGATCCTGCGGAGATGA